In Natrinema salaciae, the following are encoded in one genomic region:
- a CDS encoding biotin transporter BioY, translated as MATEGNSVDAVDDTVVRQFARAAVLAALVGATAAVSIPVPLSPAPITLQVLFVFLAGLVLGPVWGGFSLLLYLVAGAVGLPVFAGMRGGFGVLFGDSGGYLWSYPIAAGLIGFVAHGGTALRDLRTVRLPVIVGALVVGTIVIYGMGTAYMAWLLELSAWKAVSAGALPFIPGEILKMAAAIAVVRSGRLTPVRS; from the coding sequence ATGGCAACGGAAGGGAATTCGGTGGATGCAGTCGACGACACGGTCGTTCGACAGTTCGCTCGAGCAGCGGTCCTCGCGGCGCTCGTCGGCGCGACGGCGGCCGTGTCGATCCCGGTGCCGCTGTCGCCGGCACCGATCACGCTCCAGGTGTTGTTCGTTTTTCTCGCCGGACTCGTCTTGGGTCCGGTCTGGGGGGGGTTCTCGCTCCTGCTCTATCTCGTCGCCGGCGCCGTCGGACTGCCGGTGTTCGCCGGTATGAGAGGGGGATTCGGCGTCCTGTTCGGAGACTCCGGCGGCTATCTGTGGTCGTACCCGATCGCTGCGGGCCTGATCGGGTTCGTCGCCCACGGGGGAACCGCGCTCCGGGATCTCCGGACCGTTCGGCTCCCGGTGATCGTCGGGGCGCTCGTCGTGGGGACGATCGTCATCTACGGCATGGGGACGGCGTACATGGCCTGGCTCCTCGAACTGAGCGCCTGGAAGGCCGTCTCAGCCGGTGCACTCCCGTTCATCCCCGGCGAAATCCTCAAGATGGCCGCCGCGATCGCCGTCGTCAGATCCGGTCGGCTCACACCGGTCCGATCGTGA
- a CDS encoding DUF7282 domain-containing protein, with translation MNRPRTAIVVTLVAAAMVGSVVALPVLQGGLEPLAPDEAAVDATAKSASDAASQAALQEDADRESTEFDPIELEPPGTDGAATTAGGEQDDQAAVQADHDDAVEAGVSDGIALVQSQGVEVTQEQRAAAIDGAREAASQYQTAEAEQVQAATAGAVHGALIQKQSVNATQIQSTVGGATGGGLSQSQSVNATQLQSATWGAAHGTIAQSQNVTVEQLQFASNGAAAGAASEAGAKDVGAVPKIQEAAQGSAYGVLTQYQSISVEQRQQVTLEHVQHAAAGAAAGSLEGSTPAALEQEQRVDVRQEQRTETGQEQRVEAEQRQRVTIKQIQKSAAGAAKGALVQQQAVSVEQTQAAARGASRGSLKQIQSVSVAQFQRISITQVQEAAFGAATGSITQSQEATVEQIQAAADGAAGGVLVQRQSVSVTQTQSAATGAASGAVTAAIQRQEISIEQVQAAAFGAGEGAVTQTQVVHVTQVQRLAQGAASGALVQSQEATVTQVQIAAQSACTGTARAVQSQRISVTQLQTLTAEIAADATAYAIREDTTDVTVISQHVEVEVDQRIEAIDPIEGTASIDLTEQESDGERVTIEDVSLSEGGFVAVYEGAAVDADPDEVRGVSSYLEAGDHENVTIELDEPLAESSIIVAIAHHDTNDDETFQYADSGGEVDVPYVGQGGIPVFASAFVTIADEPDEPEATLSVDDQTGDGETLTVDEANASVPYALTAEYDGETVESETFAAGEAVTNRSIDLDPPLEENATVDVSVVSEDGEALANESIEYTITDDAVPDEPVDEPNATLSVSDQTGDGSTLTVDEANATVEYALTVTDEDGAPIAESDAFPANEAVTNETVALEPPLEGNATVDVAVVATADDERLVNETIEYAVTDEPTEPEATLSVDDQTGDGDTLEIDATRASVPYIVTAEYDGERVDSDRFEANETVAEQSLELEPPLEENATVDVSVRAAADDAVLANESIEYAVVEPDPAQPTANLSVADQAGDGETLTVTAANASVDYAITVTDEDGTRIAESDAFSANQTIGPTALELEPPLEENATLEVAVVATEDGAVLETNTVAYTVDGEVENFDVAFTSCSRAVVDASLEAGDEVAASTGFYDRAGFGNTIIEDYVTVGEDVEAPFDGTIVFEIGDERDVTVDGDNVTVQIPEYGTFGTYISGISSPEAVPFAAIDYGNPSAETCNEEARPDLPSLSVVETTPTDDGINVTFGYENPNDATVSGNSRFVEGTTADEPPSELEPGEGTVTVEWTPESDDERLVWEIDFANYGYDDPVTAATPTAGEIEPSDPASFGVSITGTNSPVEQGDQLAVEADVRNTGGEAGTQNVTLAVDGTTVDAESVSLEPGESRTASFAVDTDGLDPGEYPLAVSTANETAETTVIVEASGEPATFDVSITGTNSPVERGDPLAVEAELENVGDEAGTQDVGIAVDGVPGEPVSVSLEPGETQTVTLNYETADLDPGEYPLAVSTANETAETTVTVEASGEPAEFSVTDVSAPASGEPSEEVAVTAIVENEGDREGTQTVTYGVDDQPVAQSTVTLAGGQSAEIQFSSVLPEGTSTHTITTDDDQASVTIEAAAPESAGSNGDAGPETGDDQGPPDETGPPDEPGPPEEPGPPDESGPPEGQGSPDETGPPEGQGPPDESASEPTETPNGSATG, from the coding sequence ATGAACCGACCGCGAACTGCCATCGTCGTCACGCTGGTCGCGGCCGCGATGGTCGGGAGCGTCGTCGCGTTGCCGGTACTCCAGGGCGGCCTCGAGCCGCTCGCTCCGGACGAGGCGGCCGTCGACGCGACCGCCAAATCGGCGTCCGACGCCGCGTCACAGGCTGCGCTGCAGGAAGACGCCGACCGAGAGAGTACCGAGTTCGATCCAATAGAGCTGGAGCCGCCCGGGACCGACGGCGCGGCGACTACCGCGGGCGGCGAACAGGACGATCAGGCCGCGGTCCAGGCAGACCACGACGACGCCGTCGAGGCGGGTGTCAGCGACGGAATCGCGCTCGTCCAGTCCCAGGGCGTCGAGGTGACACAGGAACAGCGAGCGGCGGCAATCGACGGCGCTCGAGAGGCCGCCTCGCAGTACCAGACCGCCGAGGCCGAGCAGGTGCAGGCGGCGACCGCGGGCGCGGTCCACGGGGCGCTGATTCAGAAGCAGTCGGTGAACGCGACCCAGATTCAGTCCACCGTCGGTGGCGCGACCGGTGGCGGGCTCTCCCAGTCCCAGTCGGTGAACGCGACCCAGCTCCAGAGTGCGACCTGGGGGGCGGCACACGGCACGATCGCACAGAGCCAGAACGTGACCGTCGAACAGCTCCAGTTCGCGAGCAACGGTGCGGCCGCGGGGGCCGCGAGCGAGGCGGGCGCGAAAGACGTCGGGGCGGTCCCGAAGATCCAGGAAGCCGCGCAGGGATCGGCCTACGGTGTCCTGACGCAGTACCAGTCGATATCGGTCGAACAGCGCCAGCAGGTGACGCTCGAGCACGTCCAGCACGCGGCGGCCGGCGCTGCGGCCGGCTCGCTCGAGGGGAGCACCCCCGCGGCGCTCGAGCAGGAGCAACGGGTGGACGTCCGACAGGAGCAACGAACCGAGACGGGACAGGAACAGCGGGTCGAGGCCGAACAGCGCCAGCGGGTGACGATCAAGCAGATTCAGAAGTCGGCGGCCGGGGCGGCGAAGGGGGCGCTCGTACAGCAGCAGGCGGTCTCGGTCGAGCAGACGCAGGCCGCGGCCCGCGGTGCGAGCCGCGGGTCGTTGAAACAGATCCAGTCCGTCAGCGTGGCGCAGTTCCAGCGAATTTCGATCACGCAGGTTCAGGAGGCTGCCTTCGGCGCGGCGACGGGCTCGATCACCCAGAGTCAGGAGGCGACCGTCGAGCAGATTCAGGCCGCCGCTGACGGGGCCGCGGGTGGCGTTCTCGTCCAGCGGCAGTCGGTGTCGGTCACGCAGACCCAGTCGGCAGCGACGGGTGCCGCGTCGGGGGCGGTCACCGCGGCGATCCAGCGCCAGGAGATTTCGATCGAGCAGGTACAGGCCGCGGCGTTCGGTGCCGGCGAGGGCGCGGTGACTCAGACGCAGGTCGTCCACGTGACGCAGGTCCAGCGACTCGCGCAGGGTGCAGCGAGCGGCGCGCTCGTCCAGTCCCAGGAGGCGACGGTAACGCAGGTCCAGATCGCAGCACAGAGCGCCTGTACGGGGACGGCTCGAGCCGTTCAGTCCCAGCGGATCAGCGTCACGCAGCTTCAGACGCTGACTGCGGAGATCGCGGCCGACGCGACCGCGTACGCGATTCGGGAGGATACCACCGACGTGACGGTGATCTCCCAGCACGTCGAGGTCGAGGTCGACCAGCGGATCGAGGCGATCGACCCGATCGAGGGAACGGCCTCGATCGACCTCACGGAGCAGGAGAGTGACGGCGAGCGGGTCACGATCGAGGACGTTTCGCTCTCGGAGGGCGGCTTCGTGGCCGTCTACGAGGGGGCCGCGGTCGACGCCGACCCCGACGAGGTCCGCGGCGTCTCGAGCTATCTCGAGGCCGGCGATCACGAGAACGTCACGATCGAACTCGACGAGCCGCTGGCGGAAAGCAGCATCATCGTCGCGATCGCCCATCACGACACCAACGACGACGAGACGTTCCAGTACGCCGATTCCGGCGGCGAGGTGGACGTGCCGTACGTCGGGCAGGGCGGTATCCCCGTGTTCGCCAGCGCGTTCGTGACGATCGCGGACGAACCCGACGAGCCCGAGGCGACCCTCTCCGTCGACGATCAGACCGGCGACGGGGAGACGCTGACCGTCGACGAGGCGAACGCGTCGGTCCCCTATGCCCTGACGGCCGAGTACGACGGCGAGACCGTCGAGAGCGAGACGTTCGCTGCCGGCGAGGCGGTGACGAACCGCTCGATCGACCTCGACCCGCCACTCGAGGAGAACGCGACCGTCGACGTGTCGGTCGTCAGCGAGGACGGCGAGGCGCTCGCGAACGAATCGATCGAGTACACTATCACTGACGACGCCGTCCCGGACGAGCCGGTCGACGAACCGAACGCGACGCTATCGGTGTCCGATCAGACGGGCGACGGGTCGACGCTGACCGTCGACGAAGCGAACGCAACGGTCGAGTATGCGCTCACCGTGACCGACGAGGATGGCGCTCCGATCGCGGAGAGCGACGCGTTCCCCGCCAACGAAGCGGTCACGAACGAGACGGTCGCGCTCGAGCCGCCGCTCGAGGGGAACGCGACCGTCGACGTGGCAGTCGTCGCGACGGCGGACGACGAACGGCTCGTCAACGAGACGATCGAATACGCGGTCACGGACGAACCGACCGAACCCGAGGCGACCCTCTCCGTCGACGATCAGACCGGCGACGGCGACACGCTCGAGATCGACGCGACGAGGGCGTCCGTGCCGTATATCGTGACGGCGGAGTACGACGGCGAGCGGGTCGACAGCGACCGCTTCGAGGCCAACGAGACGGTCGCCGAGCAGTCACTCGAGCTCGAGCCGCCGCTCGAAGAGAACGCGACCGTCGACGTCTCCGTTCGCGCCGCGGCGGACGACGCGGTGCTCGCGAACGAGTCGATCGAGTACGCGGTCGTGGAGCCGGACCCCGCGCAGCCGACGGCGAACCTCAGTGTCGCCGATCAGGCGGGCGACGGGGAGACGCTGACCGTCACCGCGGCCAACGCCAGCGTCGACTACGCGATCACCGTCACCGACGAGGACGGCACCCGGATCGCCGAAAGCGACGCGTTCTCGGCGAACCAAACGATCGGGCCGACGGCGCTCGAGCTCGAACCGCCGCTCGAGGAGAACGCGACGCTCGAGGTCGCGGTCGTCGCGACCGAGGACGGGGCGGTCCTCGAGACGAACACCGTCGCGTACACGGTCGACGGCGAGGTCGAGAACTTCGACGTGGCGTTCACCAGCTGTTCGCGCGCGGTGGTCGACGCCTCGCTCGAGGCGGGCGACGAGGTCGCCGCGAGTACGGGTTTCTACGACCGGGCCGGCTTCGGGAACACCATCATCGAAGACTACGTCACCGTCGGCGAGGACGTCGAGGCCCCGTTCGACGGCACGATCGTCTTCGAGATCGGCGACGAGCGCGACGTGACGGTCGACGGCGACAACGTGACCGTTCAGATACCGGAGTACGGCACCTTCGGGACGTACATCTCCGGCATCAGTTCGCCGGAGGCGGTCCCGTTCGCGGCGATCGACTACGGGAACCCCTCGGCGGAAACGTGTAACGAGGAGGCCAGACCGGATCTGCCGTCACTGTCGGTCGTGGAGACGACGCCCACCGATGACGGCATCAACGTGACCTTCGGCTACGAGAACCCGAACGATGCGACCGTGAGCGGTAACAGCCGGTTCGTCGAGGGGACGACGGCCGACGAGCCGCCGAGCGAACTCGAGCCCGGCGAGGGGACGGTTACCGTCGAGTGGACGCCCGAGAGCGACGACGAACGACTCGTCTGGGAGATCGACTTCGCGAACTACGGGTACGACGACCCGGTGACCGCAGCGACGCCGACCGCCGGCGAGATCGAGCCGTCCGATCCCGCGAGCTTCGGCGTCTCGATCACGGGGACCAACAGCCCGGTCGAGCAGGGAGACCAGCTCGCGGTCGAGGCCGACGTTCGCAACACCGGCGGCGAAGCGGGTACCCAGAACGTCACGCTCGCGGTCGACGGGACGACGGTCGACGCGGAGTCCGTCTCGCTCGAGCCCGGCGAGAGTCGGACCGCCTCGTTCGCGGTCGACACCGACGGTCTCGACCCCGGCGAGTATCCGCTCGCGGTGTCGACGGCGAACGAGACCGCCGAGACGACGGTGATCGTCGAAGCGAGCGGCGAGCCCGCGACGTTCGACGTCTCGATTACGGGGACCAACAGCCCGGTCGAACGGGGCGATCCCCTCGCGGTCGAAGCCGAACTCGAGAACGTTGGCGACGAGGCGGGGACCCAGGACGTCGGGATCGCCGTCGACGGCGTGCCCGGCGAACCGGTGTCGGTCTCCCTCGAGCCCGGTGAAACGCAGACGGTCACGCTAAATTACGAGACGGCGGATCTCGACCCCGGCGAGTATCCGCTCGCGGTGTCGACGGCGAACGAGACCGCCGAGACGACGGTGACCGTCGAAGCGAGCGGCGAGCCGGCCGAGTTCTCGGTGACTGACGTTTCGGCCCCCGCGAGCGGCGAGCCCAGCGAGGAAGTGGCGGTGACTGCCATCGTCGAGAACGAGGGTGACCGCGAGGGAACCCAGACGGTGACCTACGGCGTCGACGACCAGCCGGTCGCCCAGTCCACCGTGACCCTCGCAGGCGGACAATCGGCCGAGATTCAGTTCTCGTCGGTGTTGCCGGAGGGAACGTCGACGCACACGATTACGACGGACGACGATCAGGCGTCGGTGACGATCGAAGCGGCTGCACCGGAGTCTGCAGGATCGAACGGGGACGCCGGGCCGGAGACGGGCGACGATCAGGGACCGCCTGACGAGACGGGGCCGCCTGACGAACCGGGCCCTCCTGAAGAACCAGGTCCTCCAGACGAGTCGGGCCCTCCTGAAGGTCAAGGCTCACCTGACGAGACGGGGCCACCTGAAGGTCAAGGCCCGCCCGACGAGTCGGCATCAGAACCGACCGAAACGCCCAACGGCTCGGCTACAGGGTAG
- a CDS encoding energy-coupling factor transporter transmembrane component T family protein, whose protein sequence is MLTYEPDDTFAHRLDPRTKLAFQLGFTATALAHPTPRALLLLSVLAAVVSAAAGLSIRRTLASYRFALVILALAPLLSGVALGPPWIDRSAAVASGLASYRVLLILFVSAAYVRSTPIRDSRAAIQRTVPGKPGQMLAVGVSLVFRFLPVLRADLRTIREAMAARLGTERSAIDRASTVGVLGLTRAFDRADRLSLALRARCFAWNPTLPVLSISRVDYPVLAVAVVLALSAFY, encoded by the coding sequence ATGCTGACCTACGAACCGGACGACACGTTCGCCCACCGACTCGATCCCCGGACGAAGCTGGCGTTCCAGCTTGGGTTCACCGCGACGGCCCTGGCCCATCCGACGCCGCGGGCGTTGCTCCTCCTCTCTGTCCTGGCGGCGGTCGTATCAGCCGCGGCGGGGCTGTCGATCCGTCGAACGCTCGCGTCCTATCGGTTCGCGCTGGTCATCCTCGCGCTCGCACCGCTGCTCTCGGGCGTCGCGCTCGGCCCGCCCTGGATCGATCGGTCGGCCGCCGTCGCATCGGGACTGGCGAGCTACCGCGTTCTGTTGATCCTGTTCGTCAGCGCGGCGTACGTGCGCTCGACGCCGATCCGAGACTCTCGAGCGGCGATCCAGCGGACGGTCCCCGGAAAACCGGGCCAGATGCTGGCCGTCGGCGTGAGTCTCGTCTTCCGGTTTCTCCCCGTGCTTCGGGCCGACCTCCGGACGATTCGAGAGGCGATGGCCGCGCGACTGGGGACCGAACGCAGTGCGATCGACCGCGCGAGCACGGTCGGCGTCCTCGGACTGACGCGCGCGTTCGACCGCGCCGATCGGCTCTCGCTCGCGCTGCGGGCGCGGTGTTTCGCGTGGAACCCGACGCTCCCGGTGCTTTCCATCTCGCGAGTTGACTATCCGGTGCTCGCGGTTGCCGTCGTCCTCGCGCTCTCCGCGTTCTACTAG
- a CDS encoding biotin--[acetyl-CoA-carboxylase] ligase, with amino-acid sequence MNETRRAILEALTDGPVSGPALAENLDISRAAVWKHIEGLREAAFEIESGPDGYELAAVDAYNAPAVEFELAAPFSVEYHDSIASTNNRARELAGEGATDVVVLADEQTGGRGRLEREWTAPSGGVWLSVVCRPDIAPARAPLYTLAISVATARAAREAGVDAWIKWPNDVVVPTDDTGDYRKLSGILTEMEGETDRVEWIVVGPGINANIDADALPAGATSIREEAGDVDRRRFVQRLLAEFDRYRTDLEAVVPAWRELALTLGQRVRVDRPAGELVGEAVDVTGSGALVIETDDGRVTVSAGDCEHLRPV; translated from the coding sequence ATGAACGAGACGCGACGAGCGATCCTCGAGGCGCTCACGGACGGGCCGGTCTCGGGGCCGGCGCTGGCCGAGAACCTCGACATCTCGCGGGCGGCCGTCTGGAAACATATCGAAGGCCTCCGCGAGGCGGCGTTCGAGATCGAGAGCGGCCCGGACGGCTACGAACTCGCGGCCGTCGATGCGTACAACGCCCCGGCGGTCGAGTTCGAACTCGCAGCCCCGTTTTCGGTCGAGTACCACGATTCCATCGCGAGTACCAACAACCGAGCGCGGGAACTGGCGGGCGAGGGCGCGACCGACGTCGTCGTCCTCGCGGACGAACAGACCGGCGGCCGTGGCCGCCTCGAGCGCGAGTGGACGGCGCCGTCGGGCGGCGTCTGGCTGAGTGTCGTCTGCCGGCCCGACATCGCGCCGGCGCGGGCTCCGTTGTACACGCTCGCGATTTCGGTCGCGACGGCCCGGGCGGCCCGCGAGGCGGGCGTCGACGCGTGGATCAAGTGGCCAAACGACGTGGTCGTCCCCACCGACGACACGGGCGACTACCGCAAGCTCTCGGGGATCCTGACGGAGATGGAAGGCGAGACCGATCGCGTCGAGTGGATCGTCGTCGGGCCCGGCATCAACGCGAACATCGACGCCGACGCGCTTCCGGCGGGCGCGACCAGCATCCGCGAGGAGGCGGGTGACGTCGATCGGCGGCGGTTCGTCCAGCGACTGTTAGCGGAGTTCGATCGCTACCGGACCGACCTCGAGGCGGTCGTCCCCGCGTGGCGCGAGCTGGCGCTGACGCTCGGCCAGCGCGTGCGAGTCGACCGCCCCGCGGGCGAGCTCGTCGGCGAGGCGGTCGACGTCACGGGATCGGGCGCGCTCGTGATCGAAACGGACGACGGCCGAGTGACGGTTTCGGCGGGCGACTGCGAGCACTTGCGGCCCGTCTGA
- a CDS encoding DUF7557 family protein has product MPAVDLDEETIERLDALRVEDESYDELVTELINIYETSEYTLFHAGD; this is encoded by the coding sequence ATGCCAGCCGTTGACCTCGACGAGGAAACGATCGAACGGCTCGACGCGCTGCGCGTCGAAGACGAGTCCTACGACGAACTCGTCACCGAACTCATCAACATCTACGAAACGAGCGAGTACACGCTCTTTCACGCCGGCGACTGA
- a CDS encoding energy-coupling factor ABC transporter ATP-binding protein, whose product MIEFQSVSYAFGDRPVLRDISLSIDDGEFVLLAGANGSGKTTLLRHCNGLLTPDSGSVRVDGTPVADDPIAARSSVGMVFQHPRDQFVSAIVGADVAFGPENLGLPREEIDRRVAAALEAVNMTGREDDRIDALSGGEQSRVAIAGALAMEPTHLVLDEPFTGLDEPARRSVLARLESLSAEGTGILLATHDLRDVLGLADRVIAMRDGQVAVDGPPADALDELEGLEVRVPDR is encoded by the coding sequence ATGATCGAGTTCCAGTCGGTCTCGTACGCGTTCGGCGACCGTCCCGTCCTCAGAGACATCTCGCTCTCGATCGACGACGGCGAGTTCGTCCTGCTGGCGGGGGCCAACGGCAGTGGGAAGACGACGCTGCTGCGTCACTGCAACGGCCTGTTGACCCCCGACTCGGGCTCGGTTCGCGTGGACGGCACGCCCGTCGCGGACGACCCGATCGCCGCCCGCTCGAGTGTCGGGATGGTCTTCCAGCACCCCCGCGACCAGTTCGTCTCCGCGATCGTCGGCGCCGACGTCGCCTTCGGGCCCGAGAACCTCGGACTGCCGCGCGAGGAGATCGACCGCCGCGTCGCGGCCGCGCTCGAGGCGGTCAACATGACCGGCCGAGAAGACGACCGAATCGACGCCCTCTCGGGCGGCGAGCAATCGCGCGTCGCTATCGCGGGCGCGCTCGCGATGGAGCCGACGCACCTCGTCCTCGACGAGCCGTTCACCGGGCTCGACGAGCCCGCGCGCCGCTCGGTCCTCGCCCGCCTCGAATCGCTCTCTGCCGAGGGTACCGGGATCCTGCTCGCGACCCACGACCTCCGGGACGTACTGGGACTGGCCGATCGGGTGATCGCGATGCGGGACGGACAGGTAGCAGTCGACGGGCCGCCCGCGGACGCACTGGACGAACTCGAGGGGCTCGAGGTCCGCGTCCCGGATCGGTGA
- a CDS encoding acyl-CoA dehydrogenase family protein: MPFQLTAEQQAIRDAVRAFGESEIRPVAAEYEAEQRYPADLIADAADLDLVAPHVPEAYGGAGMDPISTIIVTEELWRADPGVGGSISAADFGTGMLVEYGDERQCEEWLPRITTLYDGTSEIQKNIIADQLR; the protein is encoded by the coding sequence ATGCCGTTCCAGCTCACAGCAGAGCAGCAAGCGATCCGGGACGCGGTCCGCGCGTTCGGCGAGAGCGAGATCCGGCCGGTCGCCGCGGAGTACGAGGCGGAACAGCGGTACCCCGCCGATCTCATCGCCGACGCCGCCGACCTCGACCTCGTGGCACCGCACGTCCCCGAGGCGTACGGCGGCGCGGGGATGGACCCGATTTCGACGATCATCGTCACCGAGGAACTCTGGCGAGCCGATCCCGGCGTCGGCGGCTCGATCTCCGCGGCGGACTTCGGGACCGGAATGCTCGTCGAGTACGGCGACGAGCGGCAGTGCGAGGAGTGGCTGCCGCGGATCACGACGCTCTACGACGGGACGAGCGAGATCCAGAAGAACATCATCGCCGACCAGTTGCGCTGA
- a CDS encoding universal stress protein, giving the protein MYDCILVPTDGSREVEHALEYAFDLARLHDATIRALYVVNVAGYSGLPMEAALEGVSDALRDEGKSAVGRVEELAPDDIPVETEVLEGAPSRVIVDAADPAECDLIVMGTHGRGGIDRLLLGSVTERVVRQASVPVLTVQVDPDEIDDQPEEPQVAVE; this is encoded by the coding sequence ATGTACGACTGCATCCTCGTCCCGACCGACGGCTCGCGCGAGGTCGAACACGCGCTCGAGTACGCCTTCGACCTCGCGCGTCTGCACGACGCGACGATTCGCGCGCTCTACGTCGTCAACGTGGCCGGCTACAGCGGATTGCCGATGGAGGCCGCCCTCGAAGGGGTCAGCGACGCGCTCCGCGACGAGGGCAAGTCTGCGGTCGGTCGGGTCGAGGAGCTCGCCCCGGACGATATCCCGGTCGAAACCGAGGTGCTCGAGGGGGCACCGAGTCGCGTCATCGTCGATGCGGCGGACCCCGCCGAGTGCGACCTGATCGTCATGGGAACCCACGGCCGCGGCGGGATCGACCGGCTGTTGCTCGGCAGCGTCACGGAACGGGTCGTCCGGCAGGCCTCGGTGCCGGTGTTGACGGTCCAGGTCGATCCCGACGAGATCGACGACCAGCCCGAAGAGCCGCAGGTCGCCGTCGAGTAA
- a CDS encoding DUF7545 family protein: MTDEVQTTTFSISSEDGATDDVTIPAGLVDLVAEGDQTDAETVGDVMLLSFASRAHHIVHHGEDADDELEAQEERVMDLFEERFGVTFGEATGHQH; encoded by the coding sequence ATGACCGACGAAGTTCAGACGACGACATTCTCGATCAGTTCCGAAGACGGCGCGACCGACGACGTCACGATTCCGGCCGGCCTCGTCGACCTCGTCGCCGAGGGCGACCAGACCGACGCCGAAACGGTCGGCGACGTGATGCTGCTATCGTTCGCCAGCCGCGCCCACCACATCGTCCACCACGGCGAGGACGCCGACGACGAACTCGAGGCCCAGGAGGAACGCGTGATGGATCTCTTCGAAGAGCGGTTCGGCGTCACGTTCGGCGAAGCGACCGGCCACCAGCACTGA
- a CDS encoding DUF5799 family protein, whose product MSENPWTDRIVGERMTVDQEFSTRIQQSEFSNQQWSLIMTATEFEIEHPDDPDRARIVANTDKLDGVIPELDNVQAGMGAMAGGGAAGGSSSSGGGIFETIMGALGMGGNGGSSEKEHREAAERLTQEYADELQSHLESKGKWDRIRDTAADGQ is encoded by the coding sequence ATGAGCGAGAACCCGTGGACGGATCGGATCGTCGGCGAGCGAATGACCGTCGATCAGGAGTTTTCGACGCGAATCCAGCAGTCGGAGTTTTCGAACCAGCAGTGGAGCCTGATCATGACCGCCACGGAGTTCGAAATCGAGCATCCCGACGATCCTGACCGGGCGCGGATCGTCGCTAACACGGACAAGCTCGACGGGGTCATCCCGGAACTCGACAACGTCCAGGCCGGGATGGGCGCGATGGCCGGAGGGGGTGCCGCCGGCGGCTCGAGCTCCTCGGGCGGCGGCATTTTCGAGACGATCATGGGCGCGCTCGGAATGGGCGGGAACGGCGGTTCCTCCGAGAAAGAGCACCGCGAGGCGGCCGAACGGCTCACGCAGGAGTACGCCGACGAACTCCAGTCACACCTCGAGTCGAAGGGGAAGTGGGACCGGATTCGGGACACGGCCGCCGACGGCCAGTAG